Within Actinobaculum sp. 313, the genomic segment GCAGTCCCAGAGGTGACGAGGTCCTGGAACTTAGTCACGTATCGTGTGACCACATCAGGCAGCCCCACAAGGGACCACACCATCAATCCGATGACGCCGAGCAGGGTCACTACAAGTGTGGTAATCGTCACGACTGCCGACAGCCAGATCGGGAGCCCCTTCTTTATGAGCCACCGGTGGATGGGCCGAACCGTAAGAACCAGTGTCAAGGCAAAGAAGGCCGGAGCGACGAAGTCGCGTATCTGGTAGAGCCCAGCGCAGGCAACCGTCGCCAGCGCTCCTGCCAAAAGGATTCGCAATCCCATCGGCAGTGCCGCGCTTCCTCCCGGTGTCGCCACTAGCGGTGTCAACTCCGAACCATTGCCTCCGGTGTTGGCCGTCTTCACCTTATTGGCATTGTTGGTCACACTCTTGCCGAAACCGTCCGATGCGTTGCCGGTGCCCGTGCGGTTGATATCCGGCGAGTTGCTGGGGGCTTCGCCGTGTCACCGCCGCTTGCGCCGCCCGTACCACTTGCGCCACGACCCGCACCTAGCGCTGCGATGGGATCATGCGCTTGGCGCGTGCTTCCCTGCTCTCCGGGTGAGGTCATCGTCCCTCCGTTCAGTACGAATATATCGATTCCAGTGTGCCTTATCTTCCCAGTAAACCCCGCGCGACGCGAGGCGGTCCGCTCAGCAGTCCACGAAATGGCGAGGTCGTCCGCGTGTGAACCCGGCGCTCTCGGCGCAAGGGCGCACACTTCGCCGGAAGCAGATCGACAGCCATTGTGCGCGGCAGGCGGAGACATAAGTCATTGCTGCCGCTGGACCGCCTTCGCCGGATGCGACTACCTGCTGGACCGACGTCTTAACTTGCGATAGGTTTGGAAAATATATCAAAACGATATATTGTTGAGTCATATCGCCGCTCGCGTGAGGATGACTACATTGATCCTCACGGCACGACGATCGAAAGCCGTGGGAGGTCGGAGCAAAAGAGCGCCGTCGGGCTCGTATACCGCAGTCACGGGGTCGGCACGGCGGCAGACAACTGATGAAAGGACGGAGATGGCAAGCACAACGCTGCGCACGAAGGTTCTTAACCTTGCCATCCTTGGTTATCTGGCGCTCGGCCCGCAGCATGGCTATGCGCTACGCAAACGACTCAATCTCTCGCTGGGAGTGTTCCGCACCCTGAGCTACGGTTCCCTATATCCCGCGCTGCGCCGCCTCGAGGACTCCGGTTATATCGTGTCCCATGAGGATCCGAACTCCACACGCTCCAAACGCCGTCGTATCACCTACTCGATCACGGATAAAGGTAGGCAGTATCTCGACAACGAACTATCCTCCGTCGGGCCGGGAGACTGGGAAGACGGAACCTTCGACGTGCGTTTCGCCATGTTTTCCTCCACCGACAGCGCCACCCGCCTACGCATTCTTGAAGGGCGATTCGCCCGCATGCTGGAGCGTCGTGAAGCTCTGCAACAGTGGATGGAAGGCGTAGCCCGCGATCCCGATGGATACATCCTCGAACTGGCAAACCATGGCCTAGCCCAGGTAGCAGCGGAGCTCGAATGGCTGGAGGCGATGATTCAAAACGAGCGGCGGCAGGTAGCGAAAAACAAACACCGCCGAAGCAGCTAAGACGGCCCGGTGCCACGCGACTAGCACACGACCGCAACCGCACCGGGAACAGTCGGGATTCCTCCAATGGGAACACCCGGCTCAACCAAACCAAGATTGCACGGGAACCCCGAGATAGGAGAAGACAATGGGAAAGATCCGCGTCGGCATTGTAGGTGTCGGCAACTGTGCATCATCACTAATCCAGGGCGTTGAATATTACAAGGACGCCGACCCGGCAACATCCGTGCCCGGTCTTATGCACGTGCAGTTCGGCGACTACCACGTCCGCGACCTTGAGTTCGTTACCGCTTTCGACGTTGACGCCAAGAAGGTTGGCGTTGACCTCGCCGATGCGATCAACTCCTCCGAGAACAACACGATCAAGATTGCTGATGTTCCACCCACCGGCGTGGCCGTTGAGCGCGGGCACACCCTGGATGGACTCGGCAAGTACTACCAGAACCAGATTGAGGAGTCACCGGCCGACCCGGTCGACGTCGTCGCCGCACTGCGTGAAAAGGAAGTTGACGTATTGGTCAATTATCTTCCCGTCGGTTCGGAAGACGCGGCGAAGTTCTACGCGCAGTGCGCGGTGGATGCGCAGGTGGCCTTCGTCAATGCCATGCCGGTGTTCATCGGATCGACGCCGGAGTGGAGCGATAAGTTCGCCGCCGCCGGTGTACCCGTGATCGGCGACGACATTAAGTCGCAGATCGGCGCCACCATCACCCACCGGGTGCTGGCGAAGCTGTTCGAAGACCGCGGCGTGACGCTGGACCGCACCTACCAGCTCAATGTGGGCGGCAATATGGACTTTATGAATATGTTGGAGCGTGAGCGCCTGGAGTCCAAGAAGATCTCGAAGACGAATGCGGTGCAGTCGAACCTTCATAACCCGCTTGATGGCCACGATGTGCATATCGGCCCCTCAGACTACGTCTCCTGGCTAGATGATCGCAAGTGGGCCTTTGTGCGCTTGGAGGGCCGCAACTTTGGCGATGCTCCGGTTTCCTTGGAGTACAAGCTGGAGGTGTGGGATTCGCCGAACTCGGCCGGCATCATCATCGATGCCGTGCGTGCGGCCAAGATCGGCCTGGACCGTGGAATCGGCGGCGAATTGCTCTCGCCGTCGTCCTATTTCATGAAGTCCCCGATGGAGCAGCGGCCCGATGATATCGCCCGCGAATCCGTCGAAGCCTTCATCCGTGGCGAGGTGGAGCGGTAAGGGGCACAAGCGGGCTCGCCTCCTACCCATACCCCTAGATTCTCCGGGTTTTCCGCAATTCTCCGCGAAAAACCCGGAGATTCGCGCATACTGAACCGTTCTGTCACGACCAGGTAACCAGTGGGGCCTCGACGGCATGGGGCCGTGCTCAGCGCCATATGTGGCTGGCGGGTCAGTCCAGTTGTCAGGAAGAATGCACGCACGGCTTCCCAGTTCCACGGGCTTCGGCAACACGAGAGGCGCCCTGGCTTCTACTCGATGTGAGTCGGCCCGAGGAAATCCGCCGACAGTGCGTCGCTGCAACTGTTACACAGGACACCTCTTAAAGACAGGCGGGAACAATATTCAGAGCATTTCGCTGCGGCACTGTGTCGTTGTGAGGCTATCTCTTCTGCCAACGTAGGCTCTGCTGACGACTCTTCCAACGTCTCGAGCGGTTCGGCGTAGCGTGTCCTACCCATTTCTTAGTTGTGAAGCGTGTCGTGATGAAGCTTCCCAGCTTGAGGGTGCATCGTGGTAAAGTCGACGTAATACAGTCGACGAGCGGGACGAGGAGAAGCCGACATTGAGCAGGAAGCGCCGACCACACAACGAGTTGAAGTTCGCGATGCGCGACTTCCTTGCGAAGCGTGGTGCGCCCGCGTCGATCAAGGAGATCCGCCAGGGTGTTGAACCGGTGGTTGGTACCTGCCCCGATTCCTCGTACCGCAGCGCCCTTCAGGACGAACGCATCTTCCTTCGAGTCTCGCGAGGGGTGTTCACGCTCAATGAATGACCTCACTCTCGACCAAAATGACCTCACTCTCGACCAAATTGCCACGACTTGCCTTGCACTCGGCGTTGATCGACGCACCTTGTCTTCCGCTGAGCTGGCTGTGCTCCCGCGCATCGCGTCGAGCCTCTCGATCTTCCGGGGACGCGTGCGCTCATCCTCGAAGGCGCTGATCCTCTTGGCGAGGCCTTCTGTGCAGCGCGCACTGCCGAGGAACGCCGTCCGTGGGGACAGACGTTCACCCCTGCGTCGATTATTCGTTCCATGTTGGAGTGGGCAAAGGATCGTGCGGTCCCGGCCCGTATTGTCGATCCTGGCTGCGGCTCGGGCCGATACATCCTAGCTGCCTTGCGTGCCTTCCCGAACGCGGTTGGCATCGCATCTGACGTTGACCCCTACGCCGTCCTCATGACCCGCGCCAACGCTCACGTCCTGGGGCTCGAATCGCGTCTCAAGATCGTAGTCGGCGATTACCGTGCGCTCACCCTGCCCAAGATCGAGGGCGTCACGCTCTTCCTGGGGAACCCGCCCTATGTCCGTCATCACGACATTGAAGCTCAATGGAAGACCTGGCTCGGTGATACAGCCTCCCGAATGGGGCTCAAAGCAAGCAAACTCGCTGGTCTTCATGCCCACTTCTTCCTGGCGACCGCACTCTATGCTCAAGCGGGGGACATCGGTTCTTTCATTACCAGTTCAGAATGGCTCGATGTTAACTACGGACAGCTCATTCGAGACCTACTCGTCGGCCCGCTCTCCGTGTCGAGCCTTCACGTCCTGAGTCCAACGAGCCTACCCTTTGATGACGCCACCGTCACCGGCACTATCACGTGTTTCGAGGTCGGTGTGAACGCTCCTGACGTGCGCATTCAGACCGTTGAAAGCATCAGTTCGCTTGACGACCTTTCGGCTGGATTCCCGATCTCACGGCAGCGCCTCGCCGAGACGTCCCGGTGGTCCGTTATTACGCGAGTAACCCCGAAGCTCCCTGACGGATACGTCGAGCTTGGAGAACTTGCGCGCGTCCACCGAGGTACCGTTACTGGTGCGAACAAGGTGTGGGTCACCGCCCGCGACGCCGTTGATCTTCCTGATGACTTCCTCTTCCCCGCTATCACCCGCGCGCGTGAGCTCTTCGCCGCTGGTGACCGTTTGGTAAACTCCGAGGACCTCAAGACTGTCATCGACTTGCCCGCGGATTTAGACGTCCTCGACGAGGTTGACCGGAAAAGGGTCGATCGCTTCCTCCGCAACGCGAAGAAGCTCGGCGTCGCTGACGGCTATGTCGCACGCAACCGGCGCGCGTGGTGGAGCGTCGGCCTAGCTTCACCGGCGCCTATCTTGGCGACCTACATGGCGCGACGACCTCCAGCCTTTGTGAGGAACGCAGTCGATGCTCACCACATCAACATCGCCCACGGGATCTATCCGAGGGACGCCATGAGCGGTTCGGATCTCGATGCCCTCGCCGCCTACCTGCGTGTCAACGTGTCAACAACGAGCGGGCGGACCTACGCTGGTGGACTGACAAAGTTCGAGCCACGAGAGATGGAGCGTCTGGTGGTTCCATGCCTCCCGCTGCTCCGTGACAAGGACCGTCATGACTCAAGCACCACCAATCTGGTCGAACTCTGAGCTGGCAGCACAGATCGCCCGAGCCACGGAGATCTTCAAGGAGGAACGCATCGGCGAACCTCTTGAGCTCTACTCCGACCTCTTCGACAAATATCGGGACCCCGTCGAGAGCCTCCTTGAAGAGAGCGTTGACCTTCAAGAACTCACCGGCGTGGTTCAGGAGTACATCATAGATCAGGACAAACGCTACGCCCTCCGCTACCTCGCCTCGCCACCTGTCAGCGACGATGACCTCAAGGTCCTCGCAGACGCCAAGTTCTCCCCCGCCGCCCTGGAGAAAGATCCAGACGCCGTCGCACGCATCATCGAGGTCGTCCTTGCCGGACTCGACCGCTGGAGGTTCCCCTGGCTCACCGAAGGTCGCGAGGCAACCGAGATGGAGCGTCGTATCGCGACGATTTCAACCACCAGCCTCATCGCGACGAGCCGTTTGCAAACCTATCGGCGGAACACCCAGAAGACCGATCAGGAGGAACATATCGCGGATGCCCTTCGCTCTATCGGATTTCAAGGGGTGCCGACTCGTAACATCGGGAGCGTGCTAGATGCTCCCGCACCAGGCGAGTTCTGCCACGAGAGTCTCCTTGGAGGCTCGAAGGCCGACATCATCGCACGCCTATGGGACGGTCGTATCCTCGCGATCGAAGCCAAGGTTACGAACTCCGCCACTAACAGCGTCAAACGTGTGAACCGAGAAGCCGCAACCAAGGCCGTCAACTGGCTCAACAAGTTCGGAACGCTCGGGGTTATCCCGTGCGCTGTGCTCTCCGGCGTGTTCAAGGTTCACAATCTGGTCTCTGCGCAGAATGACGGGCTGACGATCTTCTGGGCGCATGACCTCGATCGGATGCTGGAGTTCATCAAGAAGACCAGATGAGGCCTAGCGCCACACCCGAAGACCCCAGGGAAGCGTGCGTTTCCGAACTGTTTCTCCAATCTCTGGATCTAAACCCACACCGCTCTTCTTCGCG encodes:
- a CDS encoding PadR family transcriptional regulator translates to MASTTLRTKVLNLAILGYLALGPQHGYALRKRLNLSLGVFRTLSYGSLYPALRRLEDSGYIVSHEDPNSTRSKRRRITYSITDKGRQYLDNELSSVGPGDWEDGTFDVRFAMFSSTDSATRLRILEGRFARMLERREALQQWMEGVARDPDGYILELANHGLAQVAAELEWLEAMIQNERRQVAKNKHRRSS
- a CDS encoding inositol-3-phosphate synthase; its protein translation is MGKIRVGIVGVGNCASSLIQGVEYYKDADPATSVPGLMHVQFGDYHVRDLEFVTAFDVDAKKVGVDLADAINSSENNTIKIADVPPTGVAVERGHTLDGLGKYYQNQIEESPADPVDVVAALREKEVDVLVNYLPVGSEDAAKFYAQCAVDAQVAFVNAMPVFIGSTPEWSDKFAAAGVPVIGDDIKSQIGATITHRVLAKLFEDRGVTLDRTYQLNVGGNMDFMNMLERERLESKKISKTNAVQSNLHNPLDGHDVHIGPSDYVSWLDDRKWAFVRLEGRNFGDAPVSLEYKLEVWDSPNSAGIIIDAVRAAKIGLDRGIGGELLSPSSYFMKSPMEQRPDDIARESVEAFIRGEVER
- a CDS encoding methyltransferase, whose protein sequence is MLEWAKDRAVPARIVDPGCGSGRYILAALRAFPNAVGIASDVDPYAVLMTRANAHVLGLESRLKIVVGDYRALTLPKIEGVTLFLGNPPYVRHHDIEAQWKTWLGDTASRMGLKASKLAGLHAHFFLATALYAQAGDIGSFITSSEWLDVNYGQLIRDLLVGPLSVSSLHVLSPTSLPFDDATVTGTITCFEVGVNAPDVRIQTVESISSLDDLSAGFPISRQRLAETSRWSVITRVTPKLPDGYVELGELARVHRGTVTGANKVWVTARDAVDLPDDFLFPAITRARELFAAGDRLVNSEDLKTVIDLPADLDVLDEVDRKRVDRFLRNAKKLGVADGYVARNRRAWWSVGLASPAPILATYMARRPPAFVRNAVDAHHINIAHGIYPRDAMSGSDLDALAAYLRVNVSTTSGRTYAGGLTKFEPREMERLVVPCLPLLRDKDRHDSSTTNLVEL
- a CDS encoding XamI family restriction endonuclease, encoding MTQAPPIWSNSELAAQIARATEIFKEERIGEPLELYSDLFDKYRDPVESLLEESVDLQELTGVVQEYIIDQDKRYALRYLASPPVSDDDLKVLADAKFSPAALEKDPDAVARIIEVVLAGLDRWRFPWLTEGREATEMERRIATISTTSLIATSRLQTYRRNTQKTDQEEHIADALRSIGFQGVPTRNIGSVLDAPAPGEFCHESLLGGSKADIIARLWDGRILAIEAKVTNSATNSVKRVNREAATKAVNWLNKFGTLGVIPCAVLSGVFKVHNLVSAQNDGLTIFWAHDLDRMLEFIKKTR